ATAAATATCTACTGAATAATCAGGTAAGTGCCTAGCATTACGgtagatttaaaaatgaatgacagaattCCTGCTCTCCATACATTCTTACAAGGGACAAGAACAACACAGGGAACAGTTGAACAGTGCCCAAAATGTAACACACAGCTATGGGTCAATCTGCCCTCTCTTTTCCAAATTTAACAGTGTGTTTCACTAGCACAGAGATGGTTAGTTAAGATATAGGCCAAGGGAGCCAGTATTTCTGAGATCTGACTTATTTCTACAACTTGCATGTGCTCTGAGTCAAGCAGCAGCAGGGTGTCTAGACGGAATGGAGATGACATGAATTACCTGTCGTTACGCAGGTCATAGCCTCTCACCATTGCACATTATCAGAAAGGGAATGGTATCGAGAAAAAACATGCAGCACtattaaaaatatgtgatttaaaaagtcattaattatattaatacaaATTCAGGCTTCAAGATGTTAAAACAAATGTGTCCACAGCAGCccaagagaaaagggaggggtAGGCCCAGTAATTATCAGGTACACAGCACTGACCTCGGAGCGACATCCCGCCCCTAAGCAGGGTTCTGGTGGCACGTCCCCCACGGAGTCCTCCTCGGGGTAAGCCTCTCTGGATTATGGGTAGGCCTCGTCCTCCGATTGCTCCCCTGGCCAGGGTCCCTATGGGTCGGCCTAACCGTGCCTGGATGTTACTCTTACCCAGGCGCTGCTTTAAGCTCTTCTGGAAGAAAAGGTGTTGGGGGATTGAGATCAAAAAAGCATTCCAGCAGGATTCAGCAACCCAAAGTGCAGAGAAAAAGCAAGTGGGATGGCTGTGTGGAGGGAGATTAACCTGCCGCAGATATCACAAAGACCCTGACCGAGAAACTAGCCTTTGCCTCAGGACATCACGTAAGGGATGAATTCTGATCCAGAGCCTTGACGAAAGCTCAATTATGGTCCCGTGACATTGGCACCAACACAAATTACCTCACTAGTTTGGCAGAAGCCATACACCACTCCTTGGAACTTAGGTTTTAGTAAGGACTCCACATTTCCAATCCTGGATTCTGCTGTTTTTGTACCACAGGTTGACAACGATACGACTTGATTCATACTTGCCCAAGGACTACCACTGTCTTCAAAGGCTTACTCAAACACCATAGGAAGTTCATCACActctgggaaatattttaaattataagttcATTTGAATTCTTGTCagttaaaaacaagatttttcagTCAGAGGCCAGTGTGTTCCATTTTTCCTCTGAGTATCTATCTCCAGACGGTCCACTTTTTACCTTAAGATGTAAACACAAGAAAGTCAAACCTccttttccttacatttcttaaATCACTATTAATTCCATGTCTTCCCTGGCAAACAGCTCCAGTAAGCCAGTACTgtaaactttaattcaaaatacttGTATCTTCTCCACAGAGAAAGGTACCTTGTATCAGAATTAAGACAGGTAACCTATACTCACAAAACTCAGAGCCGTATTTGAGAATAAGGACACAACACTAATGGAGATTTTCAATAATCTGTCCCTCAGAGACCACATGTCCTTTCCTTCAAAGGAAAAGGTGACTGTGCAGCCTTGAACACAACTGAGGCCCCAGCAAACCTGTTTTCCTATAAAGCCATCAGTCAGGGTGAGTGAAAGTAAATTCTGTGTATCCTCAGGCTTGACCTGTAAATGACTTACCAATgacttcccccccaccaccaaccaTAAGctgtgaattattattattagctttaTAGCATAAGCTAATAAACTGCTTCTAATCAGAGGGACAGGCTCTGAACATTATGCACCCAAGCGTAACCAACCGTAAGAGTCTGTTGTATCACTCCCCTGACAGCACACAATTAGGAGGTCAGGACATCGTTCTACAAATCCCTTCTGTTCAATGATCCTGAGTATGTACCTTCTCCCCAAATCCGTGCCTCAGCAGATAATGCACGGTGCTTAGAAGTTCTCCCTTCCTATTGCTTTCTGGCCATCAGTCATAGTCTCTAACAGCAATGGTAAGCTTCAAGATGTTATTATGCCACCTAGTTTTCATTCCAGAGCTGTACTGTATGCTAAGGTAGCCACACGTGGCTATTTAAATTacaagttaataaaatttaaaaagctcctCAATCATACTAGCCACATTCTGAGGGCTCAGCACTCACACCTGGCTAGTGGCTACCGTATTTGGAGAGCAGATATACAGTATTTCCTTTACTGTGGAAAGTTCTATCAGATAGCCCTGCTCCAGAGGCTACTTTTTGCCCAGCTTATATTTAAAGCTTCTTCTAGAAAGATCCTTTGGAATGATGTGTCAGAGACTTATCTTTAGCAATTTATAATAGCTACTCTTGGAAAACCGTGGGGCCCTTTTTACTGCTTTCCTGAATCAGGGACAAATACGGGAACTCCAAGGCTTAAGGTAGCTGAAGCAGAAGGCCTTGTTTATTTTTGGTCAGTGAGCCCAACAGttcagggtggggtgggagggtgttATATTTAACTGCTGAATTTATGCACAGCCATGCAGCGCTACCAGTTCAAGTCCTTACAGTTGCATGGCATCGCCCTCCAGACGCCCAGCCACAGCTTGGACATATCCTTCCACAGCCATTGTCCGGACTTGCATATAAAGTCTATGAATAATAAAGAGCAGGTTTTATTTCAGATCTGAATAAGGGTTATCTCTTACTGGAAGTTTGAAAGAAAACCCACCAATTCTTACATTCAATATTCCATGCTCTCCCTCTATTTTCCTGACAAAACTCAGGTGCTGTGGAGATGAAGATCACCCtactatttctatattttagcACTAGAAATCTTTTGGCTTAGGCTATTTAGACTTCCTGTGCTaggggagaaagaacaaaattatttccCTCATTTGTAAGTCATTTAACATGGAGTAAGTAAAGGATTTATCTGAAGGTCATCTAAGAGAGAAACCAAAATTTCTCTGTGGTAAATTCCAGTGAATCTACTTTAAGGGCAAAggatcagggaaaaaaaaaaaaaaagatgaataatcaTTGATAACATAGAACAGATCACACTTGATGGCAAACTACCTACAAGAGAAAGACAACAAAAGTTACTCATTGGTACCTGACAAACTGGGAATTCTCTGAACTTCTCTTTCCTCCAGAGAAGTTTCTGCTTTTGCCCTGAGCCACTTGCAATCATCCTCCACGTCCTGACAGCCTCAGTGGACTGCCTGACAGAGAGCACCAGCTGCTTCTGGAGCATCAGGACCCGTCCTCTCACCTGCTTAAGTTTTAATGCTGCCTGGACAGAGGGTCTATTCTCCATCTGCTGGGCCAGTCTTCTGTTTCTGGCACTGGCTAGCTGCTGTTGTTGCTGCATCGAAGCCCGAATATTCACTGGCATCGGCTGTTTGTTCTTCAGCATATTAGTAAAGCTTCAAGGTCGAACAGAATGGatgtttaaataaaagctttattacAAAACATTTACTGGCATTTTCATGGCTTGCTAGACCAGGAGCTCCAGATCCCACGAACTTTAAGTAAAGTGGTACACTTAGATCAAGGCTGAAGTGGGTTTAAGACTCCTCTGCTTCCACAAACTTGCAAGAATCAGAAACTTAGAAATGCAGCTAAGTGCAGCACATTCAATCAAAAGTGGTAACAAGGGCTCAAGTAACGGCTTTTGAGAGAGGTGGAAGGTACGAAAAACACGCAATAAGCAGATATGATgacaacaaaagacaaaaggtAGCTTCAAAGACAAACAAGAAAGCCAAACCTTGGGGGAACCTGAGGGTGCACTGTAAGGGCGAACAGAAAAGGACGAGCGCGCTCCCGGCGCAGGCACAGTCCACCCACAGGAATGATGGGAGTGCATCTCATTTTCGGACGTAGTCGCTCGCTTGGCGACACGCAGATACGGAGAATCGGTACTTCACGCCCTGAGGTAAGCAGCACACACGCTTCAGGAAGGGCAAAAACATCAACCCCAACGAAATAAACCCACGGTCTAAGAGTGCTCGGAGACAGAAACCGCTTTCAAGCACCTTTTCTTACTTTCAAATGGTTACTTTTCCTAATGCCAAGCGATTGCTTTGGAAAAATCAGATTAGTTCAGTCGCTTAACAGCTTGTGAAGACACGCCTGCCATTTCTGTCAAGTAAGTTCAATGGCACGAAAAGGAGCGACACTTCACTGTGAAAGAACCgaacagagaaacaaactaaaagcagaactgaaaggaagagaaatggagcAAAGCAAGTGCCTCTTACAAGGCCCAAGAACGGCTCTCCAGGGCCTTCGGACATATCCACGGCTTGCTGCCTGCCTCTTACAGGCCAGACGCAGCTGCTGGCCTCGGACGGGGCAGCAAGCCGACCGCAGCCAGGGGACAAGCCGCCCAGCTGCGGCACCCCTGTATCCATGGAACAACACGTGAACGAGAGGGAGGGCTGAGGAGTCTCAGAACACATCCCACCAGGCAAGGACTTCAGACAGCGTAACACAAACACCTACTGACAAGGGGTTTTGGAACAACCGCCCGATTCGCTCTGTGTACCACGTAAGAGGCCCCTAAGAACAGAGGTCTGTAGCCTTCTGTTGGTATTTAGCTTAAAACTGGTGTTTGTGCACCGGACCCCAGGGCCAAGGTAAGGAATGTTTTCTTAGGAACGAGCTGAGCTGCTGTTGGCTGCCTCACCGCTCATTTAGAGACATCTTGGTGGTGCTCTTTAGCACAACTTTCGGCGCCGACTGAGCAGCCATCTTCAAATCCCGAGGATCTGCAGGGGACAATAGGCAGAAGCCGCCGTCAGAGCAAGGACCCCCCGCCTCCGCAGGCGTCCACGACCCGGCCCAGCCAGCGGCGGCCGCCGGAGGTCCCCCCGGGCCGGCGTCTCGGGGCGCACACTCGCAGGCGGCTCGGACGCCGCAGGCCCCACACGGCGGCCGCACACCCGGCCGGACGAAGCCCGACGCGGGCTTCCTCTCAGCGCCCGCCCCCCCGTCCCACAACCGGGAGCCCCGTCCCCGCGGGGAGGCCCGACCGGCGCGTGACGCGGGCCGGCCCCGGGCGGAGGGaggccacccccccacccccgctccgcGCCCCCGGGCCCGCCGAGCCACCGAAACGCACCGAAGGAAACGGACGCCAGTGCGCCTCCCGGGGCTGCCACCACGGCTGCGGCGCGCGGGCCGGGGCCCGGCGGAACCTGACTTGACTTGGTGGGCGGTTGGTCAGAGGTGTAAGCGCTAGGCTGCTAGGTTAGCTCGCTGCTGCCGGCCGGCTGTCAGGTCGGCCGGTCTGCCTGCTCGCCCGGCCTGCCCTTTCCTGCCCTGCGTCGCTGCCACCACTGCCGCCGCCTCCGACTCCTCCCGCTCGTTGCCCAAAACAAAATGGCCGCCACGCCCAGAACCGAGTGGGACCGGCTAAAATGGCGTCGACGCAATTACGTCATACGTCAGATCCGCGCACGGCGCGGTAGGGGCAGAAGAGGAGTCCTACGCCTGCGCGACGGGTTGGGGCGGAGCCTGGGGAGAAGGCGGGGCCTTAGCAGAGGCGGGGACGGAGGGGCGTGGGCAGGGCGTGGGCAGTGCGCGAGCTCCCTGCTGGAGCCTGTGCTCGGGCCGTTAGCGTGGTTATAGCCTGGGCAGCTAAGAACCGTTTTGATCTTGGGGCAGAAAGAGGTTTGTTTTTCCTCGCGGCGCCGCGCCGCGGCTGAGGACGACCATCTGCAGCTCCATACGCGGGACTTGCTTCGATGCCTCTTCCCGAGCTCCTGGGCCCGGGTTCTGGACGCGGGCGCTCTCCCGGCTGTGCAGAGCCGTAGACGCCCACAGGCGCCCCGGGCAAGGCCAGGGCGCCGGACCCTACGCCAGTCACTAGTATCAATGCCTGTGCGTGTTTTTCTCGTCCTGAATATTGTTAAATCCCTGTGGAGGGCGGCGTCTCCCTTCCATGCACTCCCCGTCTGCCGGCCATGTGCGTTTTGACGCAGACCTACACGGGATTTTTCTTACGCCTGGGTACACAATAAACACACCCCGATGTTTGAGGGATGAGTGAGTGAACACATCTTCAGCCCTTCTGCATATAGGTACATCACGATCCTTTCGTTTGCTTCCtagcttttctctgtgtgtgtttaatggTCTGGCATTCTTACTGGACTTGACCCACGTGAGAGTAAGAGTCATGTTTGTTCTGTGCCCTGCTGCACCCCCAGTTCCTACACAATGTCTCTAGCACATGGTAAGTCCTCAGTAAATATTCTTGGCAGACCGAAgggaaattctttctttccagctGGAACTTTGAACACCTACCTTCCTGGGCCTTTGAGGATTCAACTAGGAAGATGTAATGTCCCCTTGACCTCTCCAAATAAGATCGCTACCCAAATAAGGTGAATTAGGATTGAGGAACCTTGACTTTCTCACTCCCTCCCAGACCCCAAAGGAGACACACAGCAGCTGACTAGAGAAGAGCCTTTAATGAAAGTTGAGCGGCAGGCTTGGCCCTCTACTCTTGCACCCTTGATGGAGGGTGGGCAAGGGTAAGAGTGCAGGGAGGAAAAAGTGGGGTGCGGGGGAatcagggaaggggaagggcgCTGCTCactggggctgtctgctcagctgtTCTCCCAGAAAAAGTTGTTACAGGCCACAGTGAGGGCAGCCACCAGCACCACGTACTCCTGGAAGTCCACCTCCCCGTCTCCATTCTCGTCTAGCTCTTTCATCACCTTGTCCACGGCATCTGCATCTTtctgggcctgggagggaggagatgAAAAGGGAGACGCATAGTCCTGaatcaggggtggggggggggatgcgGTGGCTGATTGGGAAGAGCAAGAGGCAGAACTACATGTAATTATGGGACTGTTGTGAGTCCTTCCTTAAAACTAATATTTGCAGCCTCCTGTTACCTATAGAATAAACCCCTTAACAAAGCAGAGCACTACCAGCATCTGTTACCATATTTTGAGGGCCTAGAGAAGCTTTACAGGGGTTGTCTTATAAAATTGTTAATTCTGACACAAATAGTATGAGGTAGGGTTCATTATTCCCAAATTAACAGCTGGTGGTTGAATAATGCGCCCAAGTCATACAGCTGGAAGGTGGGAGGGTCAGAACTGGAGCCCAGGCCGGATAGAACCTCCAAGCTGGCACGCTTTCTCCTGGCTTCTTCACCACAGGGCCCCTGTCAGCATTTGCAACCTGCTTTGCTACATCCTTCGCTCTGGTCGAAACTACTGAGCGTGCTCCCCGTCCTTTCTGCCAGGCCTTTGTTCATGCAGACACCTCCTAAAATGTCTACATTTATCCTAATAATATTCCCATGGAAACCCATGGCTCAAGTGCCCGCTTCTTGGAAAAACCCCTTCAGCCCCGTTAGTATTGTCCCAAAGTTCTTTCTGGCAATTGTTACAGCTCTGAGTAGTTCCTAAGTGGCTGGCCCCAGGCTTCACGGGGAGCTTCCGGTCAGAGACTGGGGCCTCTTTCATGGGTTAGTCTTCCCCTTCTAGACCGTGAGGCCTCTTTAATGAGGCATCTGCATGGGTTCTAGCACTTCATACGTGATTAACAAATTAGGGTATTTTGTCTTGAACCAGGAGAAGTGGGGGAGTCCGAAACACCCAGGCGAGAAgtctgggagaagaggaagacgggagggagctgggctggggagggcccGGGTGTTCCTCCAGCCCTTGCCcgtccaccctgccccccacgtCCGTCCCACCcgtcccaccctgccccccacagcGCGCTCACATCCAGGAAGCCCGAGAGCTCGGTCTGCAGCAGCTCTTTCAGCTCCTTCTTGCTCAGCTTGTACTTGTCTCCCTCCTTGCCCGAGTGCGCGTGGAACACATTGATGAGCGTCTCCATCGCTGTCTCCAGCTCAGAGCCCATCTCGCAGCTCACCTACCCCGTCCCCAGCAGGAAAGCAAGTTGGGGACCCAGCTCAGGGCATCTGGCGTTGGGGTGAGCAGAGCCCTCAGAGCTGGTCTTGGTCCCTCCCCTGAAATCGCCCTGAGATCAGAGCCACACTGCAGTTATCACTCCCTGGGACCTTATGATGTGGGAACCCAAGGAGGCCTAAATCTCAGCTTGTTCTCTGTGTGCCTCATTCCACATCCCAGCAGAGGGAGTCAGGGACTGGGGCCCTGGAGGTAGAGCAGCTGGAGCAGGCTGGCTCGAGGGGCCGGCAGTGGACTCTGCAGTGGCTCCCTGCTGCCTGGGTGGACACTaaggagggtggggcaggcaggcagggacggTCACAGGTCACTGCCGTGCTCTATTTTTACCCTGCCTTGCCCTCCTAGCACAGCTGAGTTCTGTGGCTGGGGGCGGTgggctgtgttctcctctaaggcCTTGATTCTGTGGCCTCCCTCCAGCAAGGAGTCCGATGGAGAGAGTGGCAGCCAGAGGGCCCGGCCCCAGACttcatggggagggggagaggcctGCCTTTGGGCTTCCTGTCAGCAGACCAGACCGGGCCACCTTGGGTTCTTCACTCTGCTCTCTGAACAGGTCCCTTCAGCTTCCCTGGGGGGTACCTCTTACTTCTCTGCGGTGTCAGGCCTTCCATCCGGTGATGgtaagaagggagagaggaatgacCAAGCCCTTCCTCAGAGCCAGGGCTCCCAGCGAGGGGGAGAGGAGACCTCTGGGGCCTTGTCCCTCCCGAGGCCCTCTCCCCTGTCTAGGCCCAGCCTGGATGATGTGAGGACAATGGCAGTGGGAGAACCGGTCTGATATACGCTTGGGGAGAGAAAAGGCTGAGTATGTCCTCTGAaggggctggagagaagagaggaaaatggggggggggcgggtactGAGGCGGGGGACTGCCAAGCCAAGCCAGCGGGCCTCTTTCTTTTGGCCTCGGGATGGTCATTCCCTCCGCAGCCTCAGGGGGCAGCTCCGGTGTCTCAGATCAGGTGTCCTTGTCCTTCCCCAGGCCTGGGGGGCTGAACAATGGGCCCTGATCGGATGACATTCCCCCTTTACAATGGGAACCTTGTGAGTGTCACCTGAACTCTGGACAAGAGAAGGAGTTGTCACAGAGACATGGGGGAGATGGAACCCAAGCCGGGACTGATGGAGGGGATAAGGGTGCTTGTGGGGGAGGGCTGTTGGTGGCTCAGTTACTGGCCCCATCCAGGAGGAGCACTTAGGGGTTGCCTGGAGCCCTTGAGCAGCCTGGGCTCTTCTGTAGGGGCTAGGAGAGGActctggcagggaggggaggacaggaaaACACAGGGGAAGACTTGAAGGAGCGAGGAGTCTGGAAGTCTGGGccaagaaaggaggaggagaaagggaaggccATGTGAAAGGAGTGTTGGGAGTGGGTGTAGTACCCTAATGCCCCCCTCTTCATCTCACAGGGTCCATGCTCTGCCACCCCCAGACTTCCTGGGGACCTGAGCACTTGGCAAGgctgggcggtgggggtggggacagaagcaATAGTTCCCTTTGCTTTCTTATTCTTACCCAACTGGAAGCAAGGTGGGAGCTGGCTCCCTTCCCCAGCACCTGGGAGATGGAGGGAGCCTTGGGAGGCCATTCTGAGGGCTCTGTGGTAGGAGGGCCTCATGTCCTGGGAGCTTGGTGGCTGGGCTCCCCACTGGCTTCTTCATTCTCGGAGGAATAGCACGGACCTGCCTCCGAGAGGTCCGACCTTCGTTGGCTTCCCTGCACTACGGTCCACACCTTGTCTCCCCCAAATCCTCAGCTGCTGTCACTTGaactcctcccagcccctcaggcCAGCACAGTGCGATTGTCCCCAGGCTTTCGGAGGGCCGCTGAAGTCCCCTTTCCCCCAAGCTGGCCACAGCAGAGACCTAGCCCAGATGACGCAGGATACTCACTGTCAGCCTGGACCTGAGGTGGGAGCGGGTTCTGGACAGACAGAAGAGTCTGCAAGTGTGACTAAGGGAGCTGTGTGGGGAGACCTGTCTGCGGTCCTGCCCCCGCTGCTCCCCCCCACCGGCTCCACCCCTTCACAGACAGACACCCAGGAGTGGACAGAGGCGCCCTCTGTCTCCTGGGCTAGAACAGGCTGGCCTGTGTCCTCTTGTGCAGCCTCAGttgcctccccctgcctgctgggccccagcaggcagggcccaggaggaaggaggggggtgAGAAAGGTCCTGGGAGGACACGGCACggcctccccccactcccccgccccacGGAAGCGCCGGCAGGAACGGGAGGGGCCTGCCGGGGTCTCAGTGAGGGGACCGCTCAGGGAACCCTTAGATCCTGGGAGTCTCACGGAGGGGTTTTAGTCCGGCCCCCGCGGAGAGACTTCGGTCCAGGGGCTCTTCCTCCTCAGCGGGGTTCCCCTCGGTGTGTGGGAGCCCCTTGGGGGTCTTGGGCCGCAGGGTCCCCCTCTCGGGCCTCTAGGACGCCCGCGCCTTCccgcctccccttcccctgcagagGGGCGCGCGGGGGCCGCCCGGGGGACCCGGCACCCCGCCCAGATGCTGGGGGGCGGGAGGCGGCGGGAGGCGGCGGGAGGCGGGCCTGGGCGGTCTCCTCGCTCCGCATCCCGGCGCTGGCCGGACGCCTCCGCGCCGGGCGGGGGCTGTGCTCGCGCGGCCCCGCGGCCCCTGCGCCAGCCGCCCGCCTCCCCTGCCGCGGTGAGTCCGGcgcccccaccctgggctccggCGCCTGCCCGCCCCTGGGCGCTCGCGGGCGCCTGCGCAGCCGGCTCGTCCCGGGGCTCGGGAGGCGGCGTCCCCGCGGAGGGCAGCGGCGGCCGGGGGCCGGAGCAGGCGGCTGGGCGCTGTGCCCGCTGCCCCCGCGGGGCGGGGTCTCCGCGGCCTGACCCTGACCGCGGCCGGCCGCCGGCCTGACCCCGCGCTGCCCCGCGGGGAACAGAGGCCCCGGAGCGCGTGGGCCCCGCGCAGACAGGCGGTGGAGCCCGGCCGCCTCGTGACCCCGTGGGGGCCGGGTGAGCTCCCAGGAAAGGGCCCTGGGGACGGGAGGCCGCAGAGGGGCCGCTCCAAAGTGCCTCCTCTCGGAGAGGTCTCCGGCCCATAGGATCGCCACCATCAAGGGGTTCCTGAGACACCGGCGCTTGGAGGGGACCACCAGGCTCAGACCCAGAGAGGATGGGCTTTCTGGAA
The window above is part of the Mustela erminea isolate mMusErm1 chromosome 17, mMusErm1.Pri, whole genome shotgun sequence genome. Proteins encoded here:
- the CHTOP gene encoding chromatin target of PRMT1 protein isoform X2; protein product: MAAQSAPKVVLKSTTKMSLNERFTNMLKNKQPMPVNIRASMQQQQQLASARNRRLAQQMENRPSVQAALKLKQVRGRVLMLQKQLVLSVRQSTEAVRTWRMIASGSGQKQKLLWRKEKFREFPVCQKSLKQRLGKSNIQARLGRPIGTLARGAIGGRGLPIIQRGLPRGGLRGGRATRTLLRGGMSLRGQNLLRGGRAVAPRMGLRRGGVRGRGGPGRGGLGRGAMGRGGIGGRGRGMIGRGRGGFGGRGRGRGRGRGALTRPVLTKEQLDNQLDAYMSKTKGHLDAELDAYMAQTDPETND
- the CHTOP gene encoding chromatin target of PRMT1 protein isoform X8 → MAAQSAPKVVLKSTTKMSLNERFTNMLKNKQPMPVNIRASMQQQQQLASARNRRLAQQMENRPSVQAALKLKQSLKQRLGKSNIQARLGRPIGTLARGAIGGRGLPIIQRGLPRGGLRGGRATRTLLRGGMSLRGRGMIGRGRGGFGGRGRGRGRGRGALTRPVLTKEQLDNQLDAYMSKTKGHLDAELDAYMAQTDPETND
- the CHTOP gene encoding chromatin target of PRMT1 protein isoform X3 encodes the protein MAAQSAPKVVLKSTTKMSLNERFTNMLKNKQPMPVNIRASMQQQQQLASARNRRLAQQMENRPSVQAALKLKQVRGRVLMLQKQLVLSVRQSTEAVRTWRMIASGSGQKQKLLWRKEKFREFPVCQSLKQRLGKSNIQARLGRPIGTLARGAIGGRGLPIIQRGLPRGGLRGGRATRTLLRGGMSLRGQNLLRGGRAVAPRMGLRRGGVRGRGGPGRGGLGRGAMGRGGIGGRGRGMIGRGRGGFGGRGRGRGRGRGALTRPVLTKEQLDNQLDAYMSKTKGHLDAELDAYMAQTDPETND
- the CHTOP gene encoding chromatin target of PRMT1 protein isoform X7, whose product is MAAQSAPKVVLKSTTKMSLNERFTNMLKNKQPMPVNIRASMQQQQQLASARNRRLAQQMENRPSVQAALKLKQSLKQRLGKSNIQARLGRPIGTLARGAIGGRGLPIIQRGLPRGGLRGGRATRTLLRGGMSLRGQNLLRGGRAVAPRMGLRRGGVRGRGGPGRGGLGRGAMGRGGIGGRGRGMIGRGRGGFGGRGRGRGRGRGALTRPVLTKEQLDNQLDAYMSKTKGHLDAELDAYMAQTDPETND
- the CHTOP gene encoding chromatin target of PRMT1 protein isoform X4, whose translation is MAAQSAPKVVLKSTTKMSLNERFTNMLKNKQPMPVNIRASMQQQQQLASARNRRLAQQMENRPSVQAALKLKQVRGRVLMLQKQLVLSVRQSTEAVRTWRMIASGSGQKQKLLWRKEKFREFPVCQTLYASPDNGCGRICPSCGWASGGRCHATKSLKQRLGKSNIQARLGRPIGTLARGAIGGRGLPIIQRGLPRGGLRGGRATRTLLRGGMSLRGRGMIGRGRGGFGGRGRGRGRGRGALTRPVLTKEQLDNQLDAYMSKTKGHLDAELDAYMAQTDPETND
- the CHTOP gene encoding chromatin target of PRMT1 protein isoform X1 — protein: MAAQSAPKVVLKSTTKMSLNERFTNMLKNKQPMPVNIRASMQQQQQLASARNRRLAQQMENRPSVQAALKLKQVRGRVLMLQKQLVLSVRQSTEAVRTWRMIASGSGQKQKLLWRKEKFREFPVCQTLYASPDNGCGRICPSCGWASGGRCHATKSLKQRLGKSNIQARLGRPIGTLARGAIGGRGLPIIQRGLPRGGLRGGRATRTLLRGGMSLRGQNLLRGGRAVAPRMGLRRGGVRGRGGPGRGGLGRGAMGRGGIGGRGRGMIGRGRGGFGGRGRGRGRGRGALTRPVLTKEQLDNQLDAYMSKTKGHLDAELDAYMAQTDPETND
- the CHTOP gene encoding chromatin target of PRMT1 protein isoform X5: MAAQSAPKVVLKSTTKMSLNERFTNMLKNKQPMPVNIRASMQQQQQLASARNRRLAQQMENRPSVQAALKLKQTLYASPDNGCGRICPSCGWASGGRCHATKSLKQRLGKSNIQARLGRPIGTLARGAIGGRGLPIIQRGLPRGGLRGGRATRTLLRGGMSLRGQNLLRGGRAVAPRMGLRRGGVRGRGGPGRGGLGRGAMGRGGIGGRGRGMIGRGRGGFGGRGRGRGRGRGALTRPVLTKEQLDNQLDAYMSKTKGHLDAELDAYMAQTDPETND
- the CHTOP gene encoding chromatin target of PRMT1 protein isoform X6, coding for MAAQSAPKVVLKSTTKMSLNERFTNMLKNKQPMPVNIRASMQQQQQLASARNRRLAQQMENRPSVQAALKLKQKSLKQRLGKSNIQARLGRPIGTLARGAIGGRGLPIIQRGLPRGGLRGGRATRTLLRGGMSLRGQNLLRGGRAVAPRMGLRRGGVRGRGGPGRGGLGRGAMGRGGIGGRGRGMIGRGRGGFGGRGRGRGRGRGALTRPVLTKEQLDNQLDAYMSKTKGHLDAELDAYMAQTDPETND
- the S100A1 gene encoding protein S100-A1, which gives rise to MGSELETAMETLINVFHAHSGKEGDKYKLSKKELKELLQTELSGFLDAQKDADAVDKVMKELDENGDGEVDFQEYVVLVAALTVACNNFFWENS